One window of Quercus robur chromosome 12, dhQueRobu3.1, whole genome shotgun sequence genomic DNA carries:
- the LOC126708937 gene encoding inositol-tetrakisphosphate 1-kinase 1-like isoform X1, giving the protein MTEPERERERGPPRFTVGYALAPKKQNSFIRDSLVNLARSRGIDLVKIDTTRPLADQGPFHCVLHKLYGQEWKEQLGEFRLRNPNAVIIDSPDAIERLHNRISMLQVVSELEIESRSLTFGIPKQIVIYDKETLFDQQSWVALKFPVISKPLVADGSAKSHKMALVYNHDGLNKLKPPIVLQEFVNHGGVIFKVYVVGSHVQCVKRKSLPDVSASSSSTSGDAAVLPFSQVSNIATDEKAEEKYYEMMDLDDTKMPPQEFIEGIANGLRGALKLNLFNFDVIRDARFAERYFIIDINYFPGYAKMPSYETVLTDFFWDLLNNSSELNSFESFDKEVSNTCCGDGDRKREREDKENSIHV; this is encoded by the coding sequence ATGACTGAACCTGAACGCGAACGCGAACGCGGACCACCGAGATTCACCGTGGGCTACGCTTTGGCGCCGAAGAAGCAAAACAGCTTCATCAGAGACTCGCTCGTTAATCTCGCGAGATCTCGCGGGATCGATCTCGTGAAGATCGACACGACCCGACCTCTCGCGGATCAAGGCCCGTTTCACTGCGTGCTCCACAAGCTTTACGGCCAAGAATGGAAGGAGCAACTCGGCGAGTTCCGACTCAGAAACCCTAATGCCGTCATCATCGACTCGCCCGACGCGATCGAGCGGCTCCACAACCGAATCTCCATGCTACAGGTCGTTTCGGAGCTCGAAATCGAGTCTCGGAGCTTAACGTTTGGGATCCCGAAGCAAATCGTTATATACGACAAGGAAACTCTCTTCGATCAACAATCTTGGGTGGCTTTGAAGTTTCCGGTTATCTCGAAACCCTTGGTCGCCGACGGGAGCGCCAAATCGCACAAAATGGCTTTGGTTTACAACCACGACGGCCTCAACAAGCTCAAGCCCCCAATCGTGCTCCAAGAATTCGTTAACCACGGCGGAGTCATCTTCAAGGTCTACGTCGTCGGCAGCCACGTACAGTGCGTGAAACGCAAGTCGTTGCCGGACGTGTCGGCCTCCTCTTCCTCTACTTCCGGCGACGCGGCGGTGCTTCCGTTTTCGCAGGTGTCGAACATCGCCACCGACGAGAAAGCCGAGGAGAAGTACTACGAGATGATGGATTTGGACGACACGAAGATGCCGCCGCAGGAATTCATCGAAGGCATAGCGAATGGGTTGCGGGGAGCGTTGAAGTTGAACCTGTTCAACTTCGATGTGATTCGAGACGCCAGGTTTGCGGAACGTTACTTTATAATTGACATCAATTACTTTCCGGGTTATGCGAAAATGCCGTCTTATGAGACTGTGTTGACGGATTTCTTCTGGGATTTGTTGAATAATTCTAGTGAGTTGAatagttttgaatcttttgataaaGAAGTGAGCAATACTTGTTGTGGGGATGGGGAtcgcaagagagagagagaggataagGAAAATTCTATTCATGTTTGA
- the LOC126708937 gene encoding inositol-tetrakisphosphate 1-kinase 1-like isoform X2 translates to MTEPERERERGPPRFTVGYALAPKKQNSFIRDSLVNLARSRGIDLVKIDTTRPLADQGPFHCVLHKLYGQEWKEQLGEFRLRNPNAVIIDSPDAIERLHNRISMLQVVSELEIESRSLTFGIPKQIVIYDKETLFDQQSWVALKFPVISKPLVADGSAKSHKMALVYNHDGLNKLKPPIVLQEFVNHGGVIFKVYVVGSHVQCVKRKSLPDVSASSSSTSGDAAVLPFSQVSNIATDEKAEEKYYEMMDLDDTKMPPQEFIEGIANGLRGALKLNLFNFDVIRDARIRLE, encoded by the exons ATGACTGAACCTGAACGCGAACGCGAACGCGGACCACCGAGATTCACCGTGGGCTACGCTTTGGCGCCGAAGAAGCAAAACAGCTTCATCAGAGACTCGCTCGTTAATCTCGCGAGATCTCGCGGGATCGATCTCGTGAAGATCGACACGACCCGACCTCTCGCGGATCAAGGCCCGTTTCACTGCGTGCTCCACAAGCTTTACGGCCAAGAATGGAAGGAGCAACTCGGCGAGTTCCGACTCAGAAACCCTAATGCCGTCATCATCGACTCGCCCGACGCGATCGAGCGGCTCCACAACCGAATCTCCATGCTACAGGTCGTTTCGGAGCTCGAAATCGAGTCTCGGAGCTTAACGTTTGGGATCCCGAAGCAAATCGTTATATACGACAAGGAAACTCTCTTCGATCAACAATCTTGGGTGGCTTTGAAGTTTCCGGTTATCTCGAAACCCTTGGTCGCCGACGGGAGCGCCAAATCGCACAAAATGGCTTTGGTTTACAACCACGACGGCCTCAACAAGCTCAAGCCCCCAATCGTGCTCCAAGAATTCGTTAACCACGGCGGAGTCATCTTCAAGGTCTACGTCGTCGGCAGCCACGTACAGTGCGTGAAACGCAAGTCGTTGCCGGACGTGTCGGCCTCCTCTTCCTCTACTTCCGGCGACGCGGCGGTGCTTCCGTTTTCGCAGGTGTCGAACATCGCCACCGACGAGAAAGCCGAGGAGAAGTACTACGAGATGATGGATTTGGACGACACGAAGATGCCGCCGCAGGAATTCATCGAAGGCATAGCGAATGGGTTGCGGGGAGCGTTGAAGTTGAACCTGTTCAACTTCGATGTGATTCGAGACGCCAG AATTAGACTGGAGTGA
- the LOC126708937 gene encoding inositol-tetrakisphosphate 1-kinase 1-like isoform X3 yields the protein MTEPERERERGPPRFTVGYALAPKKQNSFIRDSLVNLARSRGIDLVKIDTTRPLADQGPFHCVLHKLYGQEWKEQLGEFRLRNPNAVIIDSPDAIERLHNRISMLQVVSELEIESRSLTFGIPKQIVIYDKETLFDQQSWVALKFPVISKPLVADGSAKSHKMALVYNHDGLNKLKPPIVLQEFVNHGGVIFKVYVVGSHVQCVKRKSLPDVSASSSSTSGDAAVLPFSQVSNIATDEKAEEKYYEMMDLDDTKMPPQEFIEGIANGLRGALKLNLFNFDVIRDAR from the exons ATGACTGAACCTGAACGCGAACGCGAACGCGGACCACCGAGATTCACCGTGGGCTACGCTTTGGCGCCGAAGAAGCAAAACAGCTTCATCAGAGACTCGCTCGTTAATCTCGCGAGATCTCGCGGGATCGATCTCGTGAAGATCGACACGACCCGACCTCTCGCGGATCAAGGCCCGTTTCACTGCGTGCTCCACAAGCTTTACGGCCAAGAATGGAAGGAGCAACTCGGCGAGTTCCGACTCAGAAACCCTAATGCCGTCATCATCGACTCGCCCGACGCGATCGAGCGGCTCCACAACCGAATCTCCATGCTACAGGTCGTTTCGGAGCTCGAAATCGAGTCTCGGAGCTTAACGTTTGGGATCCCGAAGCAAATCGTTATATACGACAAGGAAACTCTCTTCGATCAACAATCTTGGGTGGCTTTGAAGTTTCCGGTTATCTCGAAACCCTTGGTCGCCGACGGGAGCGCCAAATCGCACAAAATGGCTTTGGTTTACAACCACGACGGCCTCAACAAGCTCAAGCCCCCAATCGTGCTCCAAGAATTCGTTAACCACGGCGGAGTCATCTTCAAGGTCTACGTCGTCGGCAGCCACGTACAGTGCGTGAAACGCAAGTCGTTGCCGGACGTGTCGGCCTCCTCTTCCTCTACTTCCGGCGACGCGGCGGTGCTTCCGTTTTCGCAGGTGTCGAACATCGCCACCGACGAGAAAGCCGAGGAGAAGTACTACGAGATGATGGATTTGGACGACACGAAGATGCCGCCGCAGGAATTCATCGAAGGCATAGCGAATGGGTTGCGGGGAGCGTTGAAGTTGAACCTGTTCAACTTCGATGTGATTCGAGACGCCAG GTGA